A single window of Streptomyces cathayae DNA harbors:
- the moeZ gene encoding adenylyltransferase/sulfurtransferase MoeZ — MSLPPLVEPAPELTVDEVRRYSRHLIIPDVGMDGQKRLKNAKVLFVGAGGLGSPGLMYMAAAGVGTLGIVEFDEVDESNLQRQVIHSQADIGRPKAESARDTIKGINPYVNVVLHEERLESDNVMGIFSQYDLIIDGTDNFATRYLVNDACVLLNKPYVWGSIYRFDGQASVFWSEHGPCYRCLYPEPPPPGMVPSCAEGGVLGVLCASIGSIQANEGIKLLAGIGEPLVGRLMIYDALEMQYRQVKVRKDPDCAVCGENPTVTELIDYEAFCGVVSEEAQAAAADSTITPKQLKEWIDEGENIELIDVREPNEFEIVSIPGARLIPKNEFLMGNALESLPQDKKIVLNCKTGVRSAEVLAVLKSAGFADAVHLGGGVVGWVNQIEPSKPIY; from the coding sequence GTGTCGTTGCCACCCCTGGTCGAGCCGGCCCCCGAGCTCACCGTAGACGAGGTTCGCAGGTACTCCCGCCACCTGATCATCCCCGATGTGGGGATGGACGGGCAGAAGCGGCTGAAGAACGCCAAGGTGCTGTTCGTCGGCGCCGGCGGCCTGGGTTCGCCAGGACTGATGTACATGGCCGCGGCGGGCGTGGGCACGCTCGGCATCGTGGAGTTCGACGAGGTCGACGAGTCGAACCTGCAGCGGCAGGTCATCCACAGCCAGGCCGACATCGGCCGGCCGAAGGCCGAGTCCGCACGGGACACGATCAAGGGCATCAACCCGTACGTGAACGTGGTCCTGCACGAAGAGCGGCTCGAGTCCGACAACGTGATGGGCATCTTCAGCCAGTACGACCTGATCATCGACGGCACGGACAACTTCGCGACCCGCTACCTGGTCAACGACGCGTGCGTGCTGCTGAACAAGCCCTACGTCTGGGGTTCGATCTACCGCTTCGACGGCCAGGCCTCCGTCTTCTGGTCCGAGCACGGTCCCTGCTACCGCTGCCTCTACCCGGAGCCCCCGCCCCCCGGCATGGTCCCCTCCTGCGCCGAGGGCGGCGTCCTGGGCGTGCTGTGCGCGTCGATCGGCTCCATCCAGGCCAACGAGGGCATCAAGCTCCTCGCCGGCATCGGTGAGCCGCTGGTCGGCCGCCTGATGATCTACGACGCCCTGGAGATGCAGTACCGCCAGGTCAAGGTCCGCAAGGACCCCGACTGCGCGGTCTGCGGCGAGAACCCGACCGTCACCGAGCTCATCGACTACGAGGCCTTCTGCGGCGTCGTCTCCGAGGAGGCCCAGGCGGCGGCCGCCGACTCCACGATCACTCCCAAGCAGCTCAAGGAGTGGATCGACGAGGGTGAGAACATCGAGCTCATCGACGTCCGTGAGCCGAACGAGTTCGAGATCGTCTCCATCCCCGGCGCCCGGCTGATCCCGAAGAACGAGTTCCTCATGGGCAACGCCCTGGAGAGCCTGCCGCAGGACAAGAAGATCGTCTTGAACTGCAAGACGGGTGTCCGCAGTGCGGAAGTCCTCGCGGTCCTGAAGTCCGCGGG
- a CDS encoding DUF3152 domain-containing protein, with protein sequence MGRHSRRGPAPKGGAADPAARADRRSRGGRGSDGRGGARPDGLVPPSRGAPDHGPPAGYGPPVHGAPRLPDGWLPDGTPAPGVPRMPDGTPVHGVPRVRDGGHPEQREPGGGWGELRGPHPGAGYPGYPGHPGPADGGVSLPRQRQAPFEGPWEARGPRGPRDPRGPRQDYLDAFGEEGGLFTPRDPAHRTFATDSAYATDPYAAVTGGDTASAARAPADRDDASPAGAPAETKGAKGRAFTGIAAAAVTTVLAVVVAGQVADEPDAAADDVQAQSAIDQSARDIRDSGSRGAGRDEASEAPSDAVPLTYEQKMEKKYPIADSLAGSGKFDAIPGIDKARGTGQKLTYRVDVEQGLGLDGELFAEAVRRTLDDNRSWSHNGARAFERIHSGRPDFVITLASPGTTADWCARSGLDTTVDNVSCDSAATERVMINAFRWAQGAETYGEELLAYRQMLINHEIGHRLGYNHLTCDKDGDLAPVMQQQTKFLDHGGISCRPNPWPYPKG encoded by the coding sequence GTGGGACGCCACAGCCGTCGCGGACCCGCCCCCAAGGGGGGCGCCGCGGATCCGGCGGCACGTGCCGACCGGAGGTCCCGGGGCGGCCGGGGCAGTGACGGCCGGGGAGGAGCCCGCCCGGACGGCCTGGTTCCGCCGAGCCGTGGAGCGCCGGACCACGGCCCGCCCGCGGGGTACGGGCCTCCTGTTCACGGGGCGCCACGTCTGCCGGACGGGTGGCTCCCGGACGGGACACCCGCGCCCGGAGTGCCGCGCATGCCCGACGGCACCCCCGTCCACGGCGTTCCGCGCGTCCGTGATGGCGGGCATCCCGAGCAGCGGGAACCCGGCGGTGGCTGGGGCGAGTTGAGGGGGCCGCACCCGGGAGCCGGGTATCCCGGGTACCCGGGGCATCCCGGGCCGGCCGACGGGGGCGTGTCCCTGCCGCGACAGCGCCAGGCGCCTTTCGAGGGGCCGTGGGAAGCGCGGGGTCCGCGCGGACCCCGCGATCCGCGCGGACCGCGACAGGACTACCTCGACGCCTTCGGCGAGGAGGGCGGCCTCTTCACGCCCCGCGACCCGGCCCACCGGACCTTCGCGACGGACTCCGCGTACGCGACGGACCCCTACGCCGCCGTCACCGGTGGGGACACCGCGTCGGCAGCCCGTGCCCCGGCCGACCGTGACGACGCGTCACCCGCCGGAGCGCCGGCGGAGACCAAGGGCGCCAAGGGGCGCGCGTTCACCGGGATCGCGGCCGCCGCCGTGACCACCGTGCTGGCCGTCGTCGTGGCGGGCCAGGTCGCCGACGAACCCGACGCCGCCGCCGACGACGTACAGGCGCAGTCCGCCATCGACCAGTCGGCGCGCGACATCCGGGACTCCGGCTCGCGCGGGGCCGGGCGGGACGAGGCCTCGGAGGCGCCGTCCGACGCCGTGCCGTTGACGTACGAGCAGAAGATGGAGAAGAAGTACCCGATCGCCGACTCCCTCGCGGGTTCGGGGAAGTTCGACGCGATCCCCGGGATCGACAAGGCGCGGGGCACGGGGCAGAAGCTCACCTACCGCGTCGATGTGGAGCAGGGGCTCGGCCTCGACGGCGAACTCTTCGCCGAGGCGGTGCGGCGGACGCTCGACGACAACCGCAGCTGGTCGCACAACGGCGCCCGTGCCTTCGAGCGCATCCACTCGGGCCGCCCCGACTTCGTCATCACGCTCGCCAGCCCCGGGACGACCGCCGACTGGTGCGCCAGGTCCGGACTCGACACCACGGTGGACAACGTCTCCTGCGACTCGGCGGCCACCGAGCGCGTGATGATCAACGCGTTCCGGTGGGCGCAGGGCGCCGAGACGTACGGCGAGGAGCTTCTCGCCTACCGGCAGATGCTGATCAACCACGAGATCGGCCACCGCCTGGGGTACAACCACCTCACCTGCGACAAGGACGGCGATCTGGCCCCGGTCATGCAGCAGCAGACCAAGTTCCTCGACCACGGCGGAATCAGCTGCCGGCCGAACCCCTGGCCCTATCCGAAGGGCTGA
- a CDS encoding spherulation-specific family 4 protein, which yields MSYLIPEAGAGTGTDTGVRTGFGVPGLAHPLLAPAEWNALTRPGAGGPLHWVVLNVANGPGVRPDPHCLEAAGRLRNAGVRVLGHLDSAYGLSGSGELISKAHRFIDWYQVDGFLLDRCPADRAALPEVRRTVGALRVIRDDAHIVLGHGTHPYPGHAEIADQLVTFSGPWSDYRWSQVAEWTADHPPERFCHFVHGVPGPHLEEALRIARWQGAATVYLTDRTARDGRTDPWEPLPGYWDDLVSRIGMGVSE from the coding sequence GTGTCGTATCTGATCCCCGAGGCCGGAGCCGGCACCGGCACTGATACCGGCGTCCGTACCGGCTTCGGCGTCCCCGGTCTGGCGCACCCCCTCCTCGCCCCGGCCGAGTGGAACGCGCTCACCCGCCCGGGGGCCGGGGGCCCTCTGCACTGGGTCGTTCTGAACGTGGCCAACGGTCCCGGCGTGCGACCCGACCCGCACTGCCTGGAGGCAGCCGGCCGGCTGCGCAACGCCGGTGTCCGCGTCCTGGGCCATCTCGACTCGGCCTACGGTCTGAGCGGCTCCGGCGAGCTGATCTCCAAGGCCCACCGGTTCATCGACTGGTACCAGGTCGACGGATTCCTCCTGGACCGCTGCCCCGCGGACCGGGCCGCGCTCCCCGAGGTCCGGCGGACGGTCGGCGCACTCCGCGTGATCCGTGACGATGCCCACATCGTCCTCGGCCACGGCACCCACCCGTACCCGGGCCACGCCGAGATCGCGGACCAACTGGTCACCTTCTCCGGCCCGTGGAGCGACTACCGCTGGTCGCAGGTGGCGGAGTGGACCGCCGACCATCCGCCCGAGCGGTTCTGCCACTTCGTCCACGGAGTGCCCGGACCGCACCTGGAGGAGGCGCTGCGCATCGCCCGCTGGCAGGGCGCCGCGACCGTCTACCTCACCGACCGCACGGCCCGTGACGGCCGGACCGACCCCTGGGAACCGCTGCCCGGCTACTGGGACGATCTCGTCTCGCGCATCGGGATGGGTGTCTCGGAATGA
- a CDS encoding TetR/AcrR family transcriptional regulator — MTAIEQTEAVRPRGTRLPRRARRNQLLGAAQEVFVAQGYHAAAMDDIAERAGVSKPVLYQHFPGKLDLYLALLDQHCEALIQSVRHALASTNDNKQRVRATMDAYFAYVEDDGGAFRLVFESDLTNEPAVRERVDRVTNDCAEAICDVIAEDTGLSREESMLLASGLGGLAQVVARSWLHSDRTVPRDQAVQLLASLAWRGIAGFPLHGNEQQF, encoded by the coding sequence GTGACAGCCATCGAGCAGACAGAGGCCGTGCGCCCGAGGGGCACACGCCTGCCGCGCCGTGCCCGACGGAACCAGTTGCTGGGCGCCGCCCAGGAAGTATTCGTCGCGCAGGGCTACCACGCGGCGGCGATGGACGACATCGCCGAGCGTGCGGGCGTCAGCAAGCCGGTGCTCTACCAGCACTTCCCGGGCAAACTCGATCTCTACCTGGCCCTGCTGGACCAGCACTGCGAGGCGCTGATCCAGTCGGTGCGCCACGCGCTCGCGTCGACGAACGACAACAAGCAGCGCGTACGGGCGACCATGGACGCCTACTTCGCGTACGTGGAGGACGACGGCGGGGCCTTCCGCCTGGTCTTCGAGTCGGACCTGACGAACGAGCCCGCGGTGCGCGAGCGCGTCGACCGGGTCACCAACGACTGCGCCGAGGCGATCTGCGACGTCATCGCCGAGGACACCGGCCTGTCGCGCGAGGAGTCGATGCTGCTCGCCTCGGGGCTGGGCGGTCTGGCCCAGGTGGTGGCGCGGTCCTGGCTGCACAGCGACCGCACCGTGCCCCGCGACCAGGCGGTGCAGTTGCTGGCCTCGCTGGCCTGGCGGGGCATCGCCGGATTCCCGCTGCACGGCAACGAGCAGCAGTTCTGA
- a CDS encoding DUF3492 domain-containing protein, translating to MRIGLLTEGGYPYVGGDAGLWCDRLVRGLGHHEFDVYAFSRSQAQEDAGWVPLPPQVTRVRTAPLWTTEDDGVVHGRRARRRFTEHYGELAAVLSAADPAATRAPAEADRFAHALYGLAELAHDEGGLDAALRSETAVRILERACRAPRVLRAAREARVPDLLTVAARLQHALRPLSLDWYEEDGLGAVDLCHAASGGTAALPGLLAGHFFDVPLLVTEYGVRLRTHYLTRPDAPPAVRSLLAAFHGRLAAETYRRAAFVTPGNTHARRWQERCGADRARIRTVHPGMDATPFVEAEESPEHANPDTLVWTGRVEPAKDLVSLLHAFSGIRAEVPGARLRIIGGPAGPVGAAYLEHCRALAARLFPGGAEGGPHPAGTGPVSFEEIGGPEPTVRAEAYASGAVIVLSSVVEGFPDGLVEAMLSARATVSTDVGAVVEVIGGTGLVVPPRDPRALAEACVALLRDPERRARLGAAARARALELFTVEQNVAAFHDLYLEIAAHSPVHRVLLNDTGDPLPFATPAEVHVPVDRTGPASRPPFRTAPAWATGTPERATDVLRPPTPASATPVPATPLVPATEAAR from the coding sequence GTGCGCATCGGACTGCTTACGGAGGGTGGCTATCCGTATGTGGGCGGTGACGCCGGACTCTGGTGCGACCGTCTCGTGCGCGGACTCGGGCACCACGAGTTCGACGTCTACGCGTTCAGCCGCAGCCAGGCCCAGGAAGACGCCGGCTGGGTACCGCTGCCGCCGCAGGTCACCAGGGTGCGCACCGCGCCGCTGTGGACGACCGAGGACGACGGGGTGGTGCACGGCAGGCGCGCGCGCCGGCGATTCACCGAGCACTACGGCGAACTCGCCGCCGTGCTCAGCGCGGCGGACCCCGCGGCGACCCGCGCCCCGGCCGAGGCGGACCGTTTCGCCCACGCTCTGTACGGCCTCGCCGAACTGGCCCACGACGAGGGCGGTCTCGACGCCGCCCTCCGCTCCGAGACCGCCGTACGCATCCTGGAACGCGCCTGTCGCGCGCCCCGCGTGCTGCGCGCCGCGCGGGAGGCCCGGGTACCGGACCTGCTGACCGTGGCCGCCCGTCTGCAGCACGCCCTGCGCCCCCTCTCGCTCGACTGGTACGAGGAGGACGGGCTCGGCGCGGTCGACCTGTGTCACGCCGCCTCCGGCGGCACGGCCGCCCTGCCGGGCCTGCTCGCCGGACACTTCTTCGACGTCCCCCTGCTGGTGACCGAGTACGGCGTGCGGCTGCGCACGCACTACCTGACCCGCCCGGACGCCCCACCGGCGGTCCGGTCCCTGCTCGCGGCCTTCCACGGCCGGCTCGCCGCCGAGACCTACCGGCGGGCCGCGTTCGTCACCCCGGGCAACACCCACGCCCGTCGCTGGCAGGAACGCTGCGGTGCCGACCGGGCGAGGATCCGCACCGTCCACCCCGGAATGGACGCCACGCCCTTCGTGGAGGCGGAGGAGTCCCCGGAGCACGCGAACCCGGACACCCTCGTGTGGACCGGCCGGGTGGAGCCCGCCAAGGACCTGGTCTCCCTGCTGCACGCGTTCTCCGGCATCCGCGCCGAGGTGCCCGGAGCCCGCCTGCGGATCATCGGCGGACCGGCCGGCCCGGTGGGCGCCGCCTACCTGGAGCACTGCCGGGCGTTGGCCGCGCGCCTCTTCCCGGGCGGAGCCGAGGGCGGCCCGCACCCCGCCGGCACCGGTCCGGTGTCCTTCGAGGAGATCGGCGGCCCGGAACCCACCGTCCGGGCCGAGGCGTACGCCTCGGGCGCCGTGATCGTCCTGTCGAGTGTCGTCGAGGGGTTCCCGGACGGTCTCGTCGAGGCGATGCTCTCCGCCCGCGCGACGGTGTCCACGGACGTCGGCGCGGTGGTCGAGGTCATCGGCGGAACCGGTCTCGTCGTACCGCCCCGCGACCCGCGGGCGCTCGCCGAGGCATGCGTCGCGCTGCTGCGCGACCCCGAGCGCCGGGCGCGCCTCGGCGCCGCCGCGCGCGCCCGCGCACTCGAACTGTTCACCGTCGAGCAGAACGTCGCCGCGTTCCACGACCTGTACCTGGAGATCGCGGCGCACAGCCCGGTCCACCGCGTCCTGCTGAACGACACCGGTGACCCCCTGCCCTTCGCCACCCCCGCCGAGGTCCACGTCCCCGTCGACCGGACCGGCCCCGCCTCCCGCCCGCCGTTCCGCACCGCCCCCGCCTGGGCCACCGGCACCCCCGAGCGGGCCACGGACGTCCTGAGGCCGCCCACCCCGGCGTCGGCCACCCCGGTGCCGGCCACTCCACTGGTCCCCGCGACGGAGGCGGCACGATGA
- a CDS encoding DUF3107 domain-containing protein, protein MEVKIGVQHAPREIVLESGQSAEEVERVVAEALAGKSQLLTLVDEHGRKVLVPADRLAYIEIGEPAPRKVGFGAL, encoded by the coding sequence GTGGAGGTCAAGATCGGCGTGCAGCACGCGCCCCGCGAGATCGTTCTGGAGAGCGGTCAGAGCGCCGAGGAGGTCGAGCGCGTGGTGGCCGAGGCGCTGGCCGGAAAGTCGCAGCTGCTGACTCTCGTGGACGAGCACGGCCGCAAGGTCCTGGTCCCGGCCGACCGTCTCGCGTATATCGAGATCGGTGAGCCGGCCCCGCGCAAAGTGGGCTTCGGCGCGCTGTAG
- a CDS encoding alpha/beta fold hydrolase, producing MSSTDLPSVPPATVLPRVAAVRVAEGERLRSVELPGVTLSVRSRPPAREGLPAALHIHGLGGSSQNWSALMPHLDDVVDSEAVDLPGFGDSPPPDDGNYSISAHARAVIRYLDSSGRGSVHLFGNSLGGAVATRVAAVRPDLVRTLTLVSPALPELRVQRTAVPTGLLAVPGVARLFTRITQEWSAEQRVRGVVALCYGDPAQVSPEAFGNAVQEMERRLRLPYFWDAMARSARGLVNAYTLGGQHGLWRQAERVLAPTLLLYGGRDQLVGFRMAGRAARAFRDSRLVTLPDAGHVAMMEYPEVVAAAFRELLADATDSAVKGDTLEPGAKGASGSAAGTAADEAADGGATAENLRG from the coding sequence ATGTCCTCGACCGACCTGCCGTCCGTGCCGCCCGCGACCGTGCTGCCCAGGGTGGCCGCCGTCAGGGTCGCGGAGGGCGAGCGCCTCAGATCGGTCGAACTGCCCGGCGTCACCCTGTCGGTGCGGTCGAGGCCCCCCGCACGTGAGGGCCTGCCGGCCGCGCTCCACATCCACGGGCTGGGAGGATCGTCGCAGAACTGGTCGGCGTTGATGCCGCACCTGGACGACGTCGTCGACAGCGAGGCGGTCGACCTTCCGGGCTTCGGCGACTCGCCGCCCCCGGACGACGGCAACTACTCGATCTCGGCGCACGCGCGCGCGGTGATCCGCTATCTCGACTCTTCCGGGCGCGGCTCCGTCCACCTCTTCGGCAACTCGCTGGGCGGCGCGGTCGCCACCCGCGTCGCCGCGGTACGCCCCGACCTCGTCCGCACGCTCACGCTGGTGTCACCGGCCCTGCCCGAGCTGCGGGTGCAGCGCACCGCGGTGCCCACGGGACTGCTGGCGGTGCCCGGAGTCGCCCGGCTCTTCACCCGGATCACCCAGGAGTGGTCGGCGGAGCAGCGCGTCCGCGGCGTCGTCGCCCTCTGCTACGGGGACCCCGCGCAGGTGTCGCCGGAGGCGTTCGGCAACGCCGTGCAGGAGATGGAGCGGCGACTGCGGCTGCCGTACTTCTGGGACGCCATGGCGCGCTCCGCGCGGGGACTCGTCAACGCGTACACCCTGGGTGGTCAGCACGGTCTGTGGCGCCAGGCCGAGCGGGTGCTCGCGCCGACGCTGCTGCTGTACGGCGGCCGGGACCAACTCGTCGGCTTCCGCATGGCCGGGCGCGCGGCCCGTGCGTTCCGCGACTCCAGACTGGTCACCCTGCCCGACGCGGGGCACGTGGCGATGATGGAATACCCCGAGGTCGTGGCCGCTGCTTTCCGTGAACTCCTCGCGGATGCAACGGATTCAGCGGTCAAGGGGGATACTTTGGAGCCAGGCGCGAAGGGCGCTTCGGGCTCGGCCGCCGGCACCGCTGCGGACGAGGCCGCCGACGGCGGGGCCACCGCCGAGAACCTGAGGGGCTGA
- a CDS encoding NAD-dependent epimerase/dehydratase family protein — MRVLLIGANGYIGRFVADRLLADPAVQLTVLGRGDDADVRFDLATGSPGALTRFLDAVHPGVVVNCAGATRGGARELTRHNTVAVATVCEALRRSGCGARLVQIGCSAEYGPSQPGSSTAEDAVPRPGGPYGVSKLAATELVLGSGLDAVVLRVFSPAGPGTPAGSPLGRLAEAMRRAMQSGEGELKLGGLGAQRDFVDVRDVARAVHAASLSAAQGVINIGSGRAVRLRDAAAVLARVAGYGGVLHELDGPPGVQAAHGIHTTHATHTGHTAHTPHLRPGIGHPRSESDHHAASVAYPYPDGCGSWQQADVRTARDRLGWRPRINLEESLADIWMEAACRI; from the coding sequence ATGAGAGTCCTGCTGATCGGAGCCAACGGGTACATCGGCCGTTTCGTCGCCGACCGTCTGCTCGCCGACCCGGCCGTCCAGCTCACCGTCCTCGGCCGCGGCGACGACGCCGACGTCCGCTTCGACCTCGCCACCGGCAGCCCCGGCGCGCTCACCCGGTTCCTCGACGCCGTCCACCCCGGTGTGGTGGTCAACTGCGCCGGTGCCACCCGTGGCGGGGCCCGGGAACTCACCCGGCACAACACCGTCGCCGTCGCCACCGTGTGCGAGGCCCTGCGCCGCAGCGGCTGCGGCGCCCGCCTCGTGCAGATCGGCTGCAGCGCGGAGTACGGCCCCAGCCAGCCCGGTTCCTCCACGGCGGAGGACGCCGTCCCCCGTCCCGGTGGCCCGTACGGCGTCAGCAAGCTCGCCGCGACCGAACTGGTTCTCGGCTCCGGGCTGGACGCCGTGGTCCTGCGGGTCTTCTCACCCGCGGGGCCCGGCACCCCCGCCGGCTCCCCGCTCGGCCGCCTCGCCGAGGCGATGCGGCGCGCCATGCAGTCCGGCGAGGGCGAGCTGAAGCTCGGCGGTCTCGGTGCCCAGCGCGACTTCGTCGACGTCCGGGACGTGGCCCGTGCCGTGCACGCCGCCTCGCTCTCCGCCGCGCAGGGGGTCATCAACATCGGCTCGGGCCGTGCCGTCCGCCTGCGGGACGCCGCCGCGGTCCTCGCCCGCGTGGCCGGATACGGCGGGGTCCTCCACGAACTCGACGGCCCGCCCGGTGTCCAGGCCGCCCACGGCATCCACACCACCCACGCCACCCACACGGGCCATACCGCCCACACCCCGCATCTCAGGCCGGGCATCGGCCACCCGCGGAGCGAGTCCGACCACCACGCGGCGTCGGTCGCGTACCCGTACCCGGACGGCTGCGGCAGCTGGCAGCAGGCGGACGTGCGCACCGCGCGCGACCGGCTCGGCTGGCGCCCCAGGATCAACCTCGAGGAGTCCCTCGCCGACATCTGGATGGAGGCGGCGTGTCGTATCTGA
- a CDS encoding ferritin-like fold-containing protein: MTSSDKPDPAEDTPDTPAAPTGIAALDWTAASAEPQYRAAVVDLLGALAYGELAAFERLAEDAKLAPTLADKAELAKMASAEFHHFERLRDRLAEIGEEPTAAMEPFVAAYEGFHKQTAPSGWLEGLVKAYVGDSIASDFYREVAVRLDSDTRALMLTVLDDTGHGGFAVEKVRSAIDADPRLGGRLALWARRLMGEALSQSQRVVADRDALSTMLVGGVADGFDLAEVGRMFSRITEAHTKRMAALGLAA; the protein is encoded by the coding sequence ATGACGAGCTCTGACAAGCCTGACCCCGCCGAGGACACCCCCGACACCCCGGCCGCACCCACCGGCATCGCCGCCCTGGACTGGACGGCCGCCTCCGCCGAGCCGCAGTACCGCGCCGCCGTCGTGGATCTGCTCGGCGCGCTCGCGTACGGAGAGCTCGCGGCGTTCGAGCGGCTCGCGGAAGACGCCAAGCTGGCTCCCACGCTGGCGGACAAGGCGGAACTGGCCAAGATGGCGTCGGCCGAGTTCCACCACTTCGAGCGGCTGCGCGACCGGCTGGCCGAGATCGGCGAGGAGCCGACTGCCGCCATGGAGCCGTTCGTCGCCGCGTACGAGGGCTTCCACAAGCAGACGGCGCCCTCCGGCTGGCTCGAAGGGCTCGTCAAGGCCTACGTGGGCGACTCCATCGCCAGTGACTTCTACCGGGAGGTCGCGGTCCGGCTGGACTCCGACACCCGGGCGCTGATGCTGACCGTGCTCGACGACACCGGGCACGGCGGCTTCGCCGTGGAGAAGGTGCGCTCGGCGATCGACGCGGACCCGCGCCTGGGCGGACGGCTCGCGCTGTGGGCACGCCGGCTGATGGGTGAGGCGCTGTCCCAGTCGCAGCGGGTGGTGGCCGACCGGGACGCGCTGTCGACGATGCTCGTCGGCGGTGTCGCGGACGGCTTCGACCTCGCGGAGGTCGGCAGGATGTTCTCCCGGATCACCGAGGCCCACACCAAGCGGATGGCCGCCCTGGGGCTGGCGGCCTGA